One genomic window of Carassius gibelio isolate Cgi1373 ecotype wild population from Czech Republic chromosome A10, carGib1.2-hapl.c, whole genome shotgun sequence includes the following:
- the LOC128021489 gene encoding potassium voltage-gated channel subfamily V member 2-like, translating to MNKLKGRRQSLFPNYKLGVTFLAPKDPEDSELPFGQHNWVKPWNSMQELSKDIYDIYAEYYDEEEDRLMSTPSKLSSQNKNYMLNINVGGKVYQISYRVAAKYPKTRIGRLATYTDHNRKLDLCDDYTVQNNEFFFDRDPDIFHNIFNFYRTGVLWIKDELCPRNFLEEINYWGVRIKNTHRCCRISFEERQDELNEQLKIQRELEAEVETEEHEDLFQDMAFGHTRFLIWNMMEKPFSSVIAKLMAVASSFFVLVSLVAMTLNTVEGMQYKTTTGQLSGKTYCEYVETLCIAFFTMEYLLRLVSTPDLKHFARSVLNAVDLIAILPLYLQMALECFENEDYGKHGSDIETVGRVGKVGQVLRIMRLMRIFRILKLARHSTGLRAFGFTLRQCYQQVGCLFLFIAMGIFTFSAMVYTVEHDMPQTNFTSIPHAWWWAAVSISTVGYGDMFPETALGRIFAFACISFGIILNGMPISILFNKFSDYYSKLKAYEYTSSLKNRGKVRFVKRAAKKFSECF from the exons ATGAACAAGCTTAAAGGCAGGAGGCAAAGCCTTTTCCCTAACTATAAACTTGGGGTCACATTTCTTGCTCCCAAGGATCCAGAGGACTCTGAGCTTCCTTTCGGTCAACACAACTGGGTAAAACCATGGAATTCGATGCAGGAATTAAGTAAGGATATATATGACATCTATGCAGAGTATTATGACGAAGAAGAGGATAGACTAATGTCGACTCCTAGTAAACTTTcctctcaaaataaaaattacatgctGAACATCAACGTTGGAGGAAAGGTCTACCAGATCTCTTACAGGGTAGCAGCAAAATATCCCAAGACAAGAATTGGACGACTAGCGACGTATACGGACCACAACAGGAAACTCGATCTCTGTGATGATTACACGGTCCAGAACAATGAGTTTTTCTTTGACAGGGATCCAGACATCTTCCACAACATCTTCAACTTCTATAGGACTGGAGTTCTCTGGATTAAAGATGAATTGTGCCCACGCAATTTTTTGGAGGAGATCAACTACTGGGGTGTTCGTATCAAGAACACCCATCGCTGCTGCCGCATTTCGTTCGAGGAACGGCAAGATGAACTCAACGAACAGCTGAAGATACAACGGGAACTCGAGGCAGAGGTGGAAACTGAGGAGCATGAGGACTTGTTTCAGGATATGGCTTTCGGTCATACACGTTTCCTCATCTGGAACATGATGGAGAAGCCCTTCTCTTCAGTCATAGCCAAACTCATGGCAGTGGCATCCAGTTTCTTCGTGCTGGTATCTCTCGTGGCTATGACTCTCAATACGGTAGAGGGAATGCAATATAAGACGACCACCGGCCAGCTGAGCGGGAAGACCTACTGCGAGTATGTtgagactttgtgcattgcgtttTTTACGATGGAATATCTGCTCCGGCTGGTGTCCACACCTGATCTCAAACACTTTGCAAGGAGCGTACTAAATGCTGTGGACCTGATTGCAATCCTTCCATTATATCTTCAGATGGCCCTAGAGTGTTTCGAGAATGAAGACTATGGGAAGCATGGTAGTGATATTGAGACTGTAGGACGGGTTGGTAAAGTGGGGCAAGTCCTCCGCATCATGCGTCTCATGAGAATATTTCGTATCCTAAAACTAGCACGTCACTCAACTGGACTTCGAGCCTTTGGCTTCACACTCCGGCAATGCTACCAACAAGTGGGCTGTCTTTTCCTCTTCATTGCAATGGGAATTTTCACCTTCTCTGCCATGGTGTATACCGTAGAGCATGATATGCCTCAAACAAACTTCACCAGTATTCCACATGCATGGTGGTGGGCAgct GTGAGCATCTCCACTGTGGGCTATGGCGACATGTTTCCAGAGACCGCTCTGGGCAGGATTTTTGCATTTGCATGCATCTCGTTTGGAATTATTCTCAACGGCATGCCAATCTCCATCCTGTTCAATAAATTCTCAGACTACTATTCAAAGCTGAAAGCCTATGAATACACCTCCTCTCTAAAGAATCGCGGGAAAGTGAGGTTTGTGAAAAGGGCTGCAAAGAAGTTTTCCGAATGTTTTTAG